A region from the Mustela erminea isolate mMusErm1 chromosome 10, mMusErm1.Pri, whole genome shotgun sequence genome encodes:
- the GABRD gene encoding gamma-aminobutyric acid receptor subunit delta: MDTLIGLLPPLLLLCAQQPRGARAMNDIGDYVGSNLEISWLPNLDGLMEGYARNFRPGIGGPPVNVALAIEVASIDHISEANMEYTMTVFLHQSWRDSRLAYNHTNETLGLDSRFVDKLWLPDTFIVNAKSAWFHDVTVENKLIRLQPDGVILYSIRITSTVACDMDLAKYPMDEQECMLLLESYGYSSEDVVYYWSENQERIHGLNELHLAQFTITSHRFTAELRNFKSAGQFPRLSLHFRLRRNRGVYIIQSYMPSVLLVAMSWVSFWISQAAVPARVSLGITTVLTMTTLMVSARSSLPRASAIKALDVYFWICYVFVFAALVEYAFAHFNADYRKKQKAKVKVKEQKAELDVKNAIVLLSLSAAGATQELAVSRRHCRGAGNLMGSYRCVEMETGQAERPGAGRSGGRGGLRALFKPIDADTIDIYARVVFPAAFVAVNVLYWAAYAM; the protein is encoded by the exons ATGGACACGCTGATCGGGCTGCTGCCCCCGCTCCTGCTGCTCTGCGCGCAGCAGCCCCGCGGCGCCAG AGCGATGAATGATATTGGGGACTATGTCGGCTCTAATCTGGAGATATCCTGGCTCCCCAACCTGGATGGCCTGATGGAGGGCTACGCTCGCAACTTCCGGCCAGGCATCGGAG GGCCCCCTGTGAACGTGGCCCTCGCCATCGAGGTGGCCAGCATCGACCACATCTCGGAGGCGAACATG gAGTACACCATGACGGTGTTTCTGCACCAGAGCTGGCGCGACAGCAGGCTGGCCTACAACCACACCAACGAGACTCTGGGGCTGGACAGCCGCTTTGTGGATAAGCTGTGGCTCCCAGACACCTTCATTGTGAACGCCAAGTCCGCCTGGTTCCACGACGTGACGGTAGAGAACAAGCTCATCCGGCTGCAGCCCGACGGGGTGATCCTTTACAGCATCCG AATCACGTCCACGGTGGCCTGCGACATGGACCTGGCCAAGTACCCCATGGACGAGCAGGAGTGCATGCTCCTCCTGGAGAGCT ACGGCTACTCGTCCGAGGACGTGGTGTACTACTGGTCGGAGAACCAGGAGCGGATCCACGGGCTCAACGAGCTGCACCTGGCCCAGTTCACCATCACCAGCCACCGCTTCACCGCCGAGCTGAGGAACTTCAAATCCG CCGGCCAGTTCCCCCGGCTCAGCCTGCATTTCCGCCTCCGGAGGAACCGCGGCGTCTACATCATCCAGTCCTATATGCCCTCCGTGCTCCTCGTCGCCATGTCCTGGGTCTCCTTCTGGATCAGCCAGGCGGCGGTGCCGGCCAGGGTGTCTCTAG GTATTACCACGGTGCTCACCATGACCACGCTGATGGTCAGCGCCCGCTCCTCCCTCCCGCGGGCCTCGGCCATCAAGGCCCTCGATGTGTACTTCTGGATCTGCTATGTCTTCGTGTTTGCCGCGTTGGTGGAGTACGCCTTCGCCCACTTCAATGCTGACTACCGGAAGAAGCAGAAGGCCAAGGTCAAGGTcaaagagcagaaagcagag CTGGACGTGAAGAATGCCATCGTGCTCCTCTCCCTGTCGGCCGCCGGCGCCACCCAGGAGCTGGCCGTGTCCCGCCGGCACTGCCGCGGGGCTGGGAACCTCATGGGCTCCTACAGGTGTGTGGAGATGGAGACCGGGCAGGCCGAGAGGCCGGGGGCGGGCCGCTCGGGGGGCCGGGGAGGCCTCCGTGCACTTTTCAAGCCCATTGACGCCGACACCATTGACATCTATGCCCGCGTGGTGTTCCCGGCGGCCTTCGTGGCTGTCAACGTCCTCTACTGGGCGGCCTACGCCATGTGA